From the Anaeromusa acidaminophila DSM 3853 genome, the window AACCATTTGCATTAAGATGTTTACGCGTTGATTGCGGTAACTACGCCGGCGCCGACGGTGCGGCCGCCTTCGCGGATAGCAAAACGCAGGCCTTCTTCAACGGCGATGGGAGTAATCAATTCGATAGCCATCTGCACGTTGTCGCCAGGCATAACCATTTCCGTGCCTTCGGGCAGGGTGATCACGCCGGTTACGTCGGTCGTACGGAAGTAGAACTGCGGACGGTAGCCGTTAAAGAACGGAGTGTGACGGCCGCCTTCTTCTTTGGACAGGACGTATACTTCGCCCATGAACTTCGTGTGCGGTTTAATGGAACCCGGCTTAGCCAAAACCTGGCCGCGCTGGATGTCTTTGCGTTCTACGCCGCGCAGCAGCGCGCCGAT encodes:
- a CDS encoding EF-Tu/IF-2/RF-3 family GTPase → GRVERGMVKVGDTVEIVGMMEEAKQTVCTGVEMFRKLLDSAVAGDNIGALLRGVERKDIQRGQVLAKPGSIKPHTKFMGEVYVLSKEEGGRHTPFFNGYRPQFYFRTTDVTGVITLPEGTEMVMPGDNVQMAIELITPIAVEEGLRFAIREGGRTVGAGVVTAINA